A section of the Corallococcus silvisoli genome encodes:
- a CDS encoding DUF4388 domain-containing protein, with product MRGVCGDFSTMPLKDLVVHLGNRRATGTLNVERGDVRKQLLLRDGHVITASSNQPREYFGQFLINQGHLTEDQLERAFATQAETHILLGKILIMTGTVSEATVRTTLSHKFREMLLDAFTWEEGGFDFRATDVAPELEGLDVSVDLLDVHREGEFRETAWQAIRAVFPSGSVRLEVDERKLTDRKAGSMDERIVQFARDGLSIDGIALALHATDFFLYQRLYALYRQDALKVSDEAPLPAPDPGAPTVVVVEDDDDDLPSGGVIGSESSSDEVLQAARLFLDAGNLRDGEALARRAHEISPSEHTAKLLRDAETRLLVELRKALMEPSRVPALRVSPAHLKTLPLTSPERYLLSRIDGRRDVAAIVHVSPLQELEALKFFQGFVDTELVKLTPRPLS from the coding sequence ATGCGCGGCGTGTGTGGTGATTTTTCGACGATGCCCCTCAAGGACCTGGTCGTCCACCTCGGGAATCGCCGGGCCACCGGCACCCTGAACGTGGAGCGGGGAGACGTGCGCAAGCAGCTCTTGCTGCGCGACGGCCACGTCATCACCGCCAGCTCCAACCAGCCGCGCGAATACTTCGGTCAGTTCCTGATCAACCAGGGGCACCTGACGGAGGACCAGCTGGAGCGCGCGTTCGCCACCCAGGCGGAGACGCACATCCTGCTGGGGAAGATCCTGATCATGACGGGCACGGTGTCGGAAGCCACCGTGCGCACCACGCTCTCCCACAAGTTCCGGGAGATGCTGCTGGATGCGTTCACCTGGGAGGAAGGCGGCTTCGACTTCCGCGCCACGGACGTCGCGCCGGAGCTGGAGGGCCTGGACGTCAGCGTGGACCTGCTGGACGTGCACCGCGAGGGCGAGTTCCGCGAGACGGCGTGGCAGGCCATCCGCGCGGTGTTCCCCTCCGGCTCCGTCCGGCTGGAGGTGGACGAGCGCAAGCTGACGGACCGCAAGGCGGGCAGCATGGACGAGCGCATCGTCCAGTTCGCGCGAGACGGCCTGAGCATCGACGGCATCGCGCTGGCCCTGCACGCCACCGACTTCTTCCTCTACCAGCGGCTCTACGCGCTCTACCGGCAGGACGCGCTGAAGGTGTCGGACGAGGCGCCCCTGCCCGCCCCGGATCCGGGCGCGCCCACCGTCGTGGTGGTGGAGGACGATGACGACGACCTGCCCTCGGGCGGCGTCATCGGCTCCGAGTCCTCCTCCGACGAGGTGCTCCAGGCCGCCCGGCTCTTCCTGGACGCGGGCAACCTGCGCGACGGCGAGGCCCTGGCCCGGCGGGCCCATGAAATCTCCCCGTCCGAGCACACGGCGAAGCTGCTGCGGGACGCGGAGACGCGGCTGCTGGTGGAGCTGCGCAAGGCGTTGATGGAGCCGTCGCGGGTGCCCGCGCTGCGCGTGTCGCCCGCGCACCTGAAGACGCTGCCCCTGACCTCCCCGGAGCGCTACCTGCTGTCGCGCATCGACGGGCGGCGGGACGTGGCGGCCATCGTGCACGTGTCGCCGCTCCAGGAGCTGGAGGCCCTGAAGTTCTTCCAGGGCTTCGTGGACACGGAGCTGGTGAAGCTCACCCCGCGTCCGCTGTCCTGA
- a CDS encoding glutaredoxin family protein, whose amino-acid sequence MRVDIYSKPRCSLCEKALIVVEQVQARLPFEIHVTDILQSPELFETWRYDIPVVLIDGVPAFKHRVDAEGLEARLREVMNGIPIAKTVGQDG is encoded by the coding sequence ATGAGAGTCGATATCTACTCGAAACCCCGGTGCTCCCTCTGTGAGAAAGCGCTCATCGTGGTGGAGCAGGTCCAGGCCCGCCTGCCGTTCGAAATCCACGTCACCGACATCCTCCAGAGCCCCGAGCTGTTCGAGACGTGGCGCTACGACATCCCCGTGGTCCTCATCGACGGCGTGCCTGCCTTCAAGCACCGCGTGGACGCCGAAGGGCTGGAGGCGCGTCTCCGTGAGGTGATGAATGGCATACCCATTGCTAAAACCGTGGGCCAGGATGGGTAG
- a CDS encoding GGDEF domain-containing response regulator translates to MGVRRKRAGKSGQPPTVLVVEPRAEDLERTRASLGGEGFRVVPLTRFDAAVPLFEVIRPDAVLLAAQPPDYAALQTARRLRQVSRGTVPMMYLVDSHDRDAWRFCVDKGQCVDVVPRSVDGAELSTKLHAQMRLKQSVERAAAGEEAGTALALHDPVTGLYNRPFLLALIGLEARRTERYGGTFSVVAAEVSGWSALRKEHGRSMADRLLVYSAVVLGQTVREADAVARVGDSEFAMLLPGTPEEAVPEVLARVEARFEAARFQMEGRVVRTSLELGAVSFPDTVGGPNQLLGAALQTLRRTREIRRAAGPARLLSV, encoded by the coding sequence GTGGGCGTGAGGCGCAAGCGGGCCGGAAAGTCGGGGCAGCCTCCCACGGTGTTGGTGGTGGAGCCTCGAGCAGAGGATCTGGAGCGCACCCGGGCGTCGTTGGGAGGAGAGGGCTTCCGAGTCGTTCCCCTGACGCGCTTCGACGCGGCGGTGCCCCTCTTCGAGGTGATCCGCCCGGACGCGGTGTTGCTGGCCGCTCAGCCGCCGGACTACGCGGCGTTGCAGACGGCGCGGCGCCTGCGGCAGGTGAGCCGGGGCACGGTTCCCATGATGTACCTGGTGGATTCGCACGACCGGGATGCGTGGCGCTTCTGCGTGGACAAGGGGCAGTGCGTGGACGTGGTGCCGCGGTCGGTGGATGGCGCGGAGCTGTCCACGAAGCTGCACGCGCAGATGCGCCTCAAGCAGTCGGTGGAGCGCGCGGCGGCGGGTGAGGAGGCAGGCACGGCGCTGGCGCTGCATGATCCGGTCACGGGGCTCTACAACCGTCCCTTCCTGCTGGCCCTCATTGGACTGGAGGCCCGTCGCACGGAGCGCTACGGGGGCACATTCTCCGTGGTGGCGGCGGAAGTGAGCGGGTGGAGCGCGCTGCGCAAGGAGCACGGCAGGAGCATGGCCGACCGGCTGCTGGTCTACAGCGCGGTGGTGCTGGGGCAGACGGTGCGTGAAGCCGACGCGGTGGCGCGCGTGGGAGACAGCGAGTTCGCGATGCTGCTTCCGGGCACGCCCGAGGAGGCGGTGCCGGAGGTGTTGGCGCGGGTGGAGGCCCGGTTCGAGGCCGCCCGGTTCCAGATGGAAGGTCGCGTGGTGCGCACGTCGCTGGAGCTGGGCGCGGTGAGCTTCCCGGACACGGTGGGGGGACCCAACCAGCTGTTGGGCGCCGCGCTGCAGACCTTGAGACGAACACGCGAGATTCGGCGGGCCGCCGGTCCGGCCCGGCTGTTGTCGGTTTGA